The genome window ACTGTTGGTGTTTACCCATTGTATTATTATACCCAAAACTCAAAAGCGTCTTCAATTTGAACCATCAAATTCAAAGTACATGTCTCAAATACCACTTACCAGTCCAACAATGCCATTAAGCTCCTGACACAAAACCACAAATATACAGCTACTAACCTACCAATGCATTTTTTGTAAAACTTTCTACACATGACAATCTTCTTGAGTCAGGCCATTACAAAATATCACAAACACCATTAGataagatttaataaaaataataaaaaattacaataataataatgaagtaACATTTtataattcctaaaaaaattctcaactacCAGTCCCAATGGCTTCCATAAGTTCCAAAAATCCCACTTATGATGACAAATTCATACTTTCAAATGAGGCATACAACATTGGATGCGTGTCCTGTAATATGGAAAGGTACATGtcatataaccaaaaaaatctcGATTTTATATAATATGCGAGATGCAAATGTGTTATCCGAAAATCCCTTCCATGATTATGAATTTAATTCTTCAAATGACACAGACCATATAACCAGTATTTCATTGAGTGTTTCCCCTTCATAACTAAATGAAAAGGTAGAAATTATTTAACAAGAAAAAGTAtctcaattttttacaaggcACTTCTGTCTACTAAATATAAGTGAACATTTGACCACCAAGCAGTAGTTGAAGAAGAGAGAACATAATAGGCAAGATACCAGTCAATTTACTGACAAGAACAAGCAGAAAGCTAAAAACAAGGACCAAAGCTTTTGGAAATAGTCCTCATGAATACATTGCTTCATTAACTACATTTTTGTATAGTGCCTATCATCTGCAGACACGATGGATTACTGATACAGTCACCCTCCACTTCAAGACAAACTTTATATAGTGTGttcatttaattataaattcccAATGGGAAATAGACTAGGTGCAAGTTAAGCTTGAAAAATGGACACTTCAAATCAGAACTGTCCTCCTGCAGATGAATCATGTACAAAAAATCTTGCAGCAACTATCAGATAGCAAAGAAGAAGTATTAGTCCCTTAAAATAGTGGGAAGTTCCTTCCTGCAAAAAAGCATTTACAGCATATAGGAAtgtgtatataaaattaacaaaagttaATAATAATTACGGAAAGAAAATGGAATCCATAACAATTAAAGGAAAACTATTAGCACAAACTTGCTTAAAACAAAAGAAGTGAACAAGACAACTCAAAAAGATGTTGAAATATACAATTTCGGAATTTCCCATCATCCAGCTTAAATTAGAACCCATCATGACATATATTACTTAAAATGCTTCCTtctcttataaaaatttgacCAAATCATGGAGATTTGCTTTTCTATCACTGAAATACAAACCTGCAGCATTAAGGCTGCTACCAAGTTGTCTCGAAAAGCTGAAAGTTTAAGTCCATAGCTTGCCCCATAATCCAACCAAGGACTACAGAAAAAGGAATCCGCAGCAATATAATAATGGTTTTAGCAgatattgataaaataaaatgaaataaaaatcttcAATGAAGTAATACTAAACAGCataatcatcaatacaaatgtATCTCAAAGGGATGCCAGTTTTTGGTGCTAAACATGTCTCCCTACTTGTACATTTCTATCCTTTATTTTCTCTAAATTAATTTGTCTCAAAGGTTTCTTGCTCAAGCTGCAATGAACATCACATCACAGGCAGCAAAGATCACCCAAACCAAATTCATGTTAAAAGGTATTAACAGGAGCACATCTTTGAAGGTGTATCACATAAGTTTCAGACAGATGATGCAACAAGAGCTGTGCAGAAAGTAGAAATTACTCATGATCAATATGATCATCACCAGCTCTCTTTTccagttaaaatttttatccaTTTGCTGAGAGACAGCCAATGTGGTGCAAAACAAAGAACTTTGAAAGAGCTTTAATTCCCAAACTCTGGCAGATGACTGGCCTTGATATGAATTGATGTCTGTTATATGCACCAATTACTAACATATTTTTAACTACAAAAGACATTGTACCTAAACTTcaagcaaccaaaaaaataatacatttacTATCTTGAGGAAGCAATAACACAAAGTGACTCATCAATAACATAATGATATACTGACAATTGAAACATCTCCAAGCATTTACTTGCTTCAAATATTGGTTCCAAGGTAATTTAAATTAAACTGTACAAATACTAACTATAACTAACTCTTATATTTTGGaagtaaaaaatgtaaaatagaaattaaaaggAACTCATATTGTTAATACCTACCACAAACAAAGCTGCGTTGATGATCCTATTGAGACTCCTAATGTTATGTCCTGTGGAGAAGCTCAAATAGTTAAAACtcaatctaaaaataaaaaaactgttaaaagtGAATGTTAGAAAGCTTACAAGCTTATCTTTCATGGCAAATGTGATAGCACTTGCATGATCTACAGCATTCCCCACAAGTGGGAGCAAAATAACACTAATAAATGTAAGTGGAATATGCAATGCAATAGATGTTCACTGCAAAACAATCACCCAATCAGAAGGTTgattaaacaatttctttttataagtaaataatttcATTAGAAAAGGATAAGAGGGGACGCATATAAGGATGTGTGATCCCTTTTCAAAGAATACAAATCATAGggaaagagagtaaaaaaatcaataaaagacaTCGAAGGGTTGCTGCCTAGCACATGCATCCAATCACATAAAGACTGCAAAGTATGTTCTTCGATTATAAAAGTAGGGAAgatccacttttttttttttcttattacaGATTCTTCATGACAGAGGCACGGCTCACACACCTTGGCTGCTCTATGGCAATAAAAACGTCTGTGCAAACATCCTAATAGCTCATACATAGATTTGGGCATCAACAACACTAACCCAAactatttgaaaacaaagaacCAAATATTTGTAGTGACAGGACATTGAATAAGCAAGTGATCAATAGACTCCACGCTGCTTTAACACATACTATACCAACCATCATCAAAAGCCTCCTTCAAAGATTATTGAATGCCAAGATTTTTACAAGAGTTTGCAGTCCATACAAAGTACGCCTCCTTTCAAGGGGCCTTAGCCATCTATGTGCTCTTCCACGGGAAGAAAGAAACTGTGGAGCCCTTAAGAGCATTATAGAAAAAATTAACCTCAAACATCCATTATTTTCAATGATGTCCACAAGGCACAATCATGCCCTCACACAGAAGGTAAATTATCATAGAgtaactcaaaaaaagaagcaacTGATTCCAGCTCCCAATCCCGAAAAGCCTGAATAAAGAGGACTCCAATGTCAGATCTCTCCTTCATCTGGGCTGGGCTAGAATTGATTCTACCAATGCCTCCTTGTTCACCACCGAGGTGTAAAGGTCTGGGAATTCCTTGAGAGCATTGTCACCACACCAAATGTTTGACCAAAATCTCACTCTGAACCATCTCATACctcaaaatgtaaaaaaatttggaggaTTCACATCCCCTGCTTATACTTTTCCACAAGTCAAGTCAACCCTATATGGACCCTTGAATGGTTCTACTGTCCATCCTCCCAAAATTTCACCTTGCTTTGCATAAATTATACTTCTATACTGATGATTTGTAGGTGTTCGAagtctataaaaaataaaaaaataaaaaataaataaaaggtacTTTTGTGCATAACTATGAATTATGGGTTTTACATATGTGAGGCCATTATAAGATGTCAGATAGAAGCAAGATCTATCTTCTTTTGATGCCTATATTATAGTAATTCATAAGTCTTAACGTTTAAatagattttagttttttggggGTGATAGTGGAAAAGTTGACAAACAAGTCACTCTTACTGCCACTCATACCTTTCCTAATTCAattcttttgactttttttggaTCCTTTTCCTAGAATCTCCTCCCTTATTTTTAggattattttgttatttatatcaAGTCTAAATTATTCTAGAGTTTGTAATAAAATCATGaattttttaatgggatttctTGGATTATAATTTATCAATCAAATTAGGAGTTGGAAGCCTTACTAGGTTAAATAAGAGTCAATGAGCCAAGAGCCTTGCAACTCAACTGATTTGCACCTTCTTGTGTTtccaactatcgaattatccaCAAAAAAGAGTCAAAGAGTCTCTAAAAATAtgattcattttatttaaagaatttGACCTTGAGCAATGGAATTATGAGTGATTTGCATTATTGAAGAACTGTATGCCTAGAATGTTcttctcatctctctcttcttggtcttcttcttctttgggcTGATATTACTATTCAAGTCTGTAGTTCACACAACCCctaaaaaaattctctcttttcctaACCAAATCCTTCTGCTTACATATCAGAACCTGAATTAAAACCTCATATACTTTGTCTATCAAATAACCCATCAAACGAGCATTTTTAGGTTCTATTATTTGCTTATTGCCTAAGAAATAATGGCAACCTGCTTGTTTTCTATTTCCCTTCTTTGCCGTTCAATTCTGTATCTTCAAATCATTTAAAACGTACAAGACTAAACCATAATGCATAGCTCTAAACCTCAACTTTAAAACCCTAAGCCCATCATAAGCACACGTAGAAAAGTAACCATATACCAAGCCAACATTTgataaagaaagcaaaataaTGTATTACGGGGTTTATTAGAGTGTCCAATTGCAGTGGCTCCAAGATATAAAAAGGGGAACCAGACTtgtttatgtaaaaatatatgataacaAATTTCACAGAGAAAGAAACACTAACAAGAAAATATTACCTCTGTTGTATCAACTAAATATTCAGAGAGGATTGAGACGCAAGTAATTATAACCAAAAGCCAGATTAATGATTCCCATTTTGAGATCTGGGGAGCTTCGTCATCATCTGCACCCTCTTCAATCTGAATCCCTTTCCTATGTTCATGCCATTTATAacatcataaatatatatattttttattttataatttgatagttacaatgagaGACGGGGAATTTGAACCCTGAAATTTCAATGGAAAACACCCAAAGGTGCCAATGAGTTGAgtcataaattaattaattgaacaATCCATGCTTAAAGAAATGTTCCCATAAAATATGACAATGAAAATATAGTATACAACATATATAGCAATGCCTCCTTTTAAGTTCTAAAGACTCAGTAAGTCCCTAAGCCAATAAAAGTCTCAATATAAGAATGTTGTATTAAAATTATTGGTGTGGTCGGCAGAGGTAGTCTCAATGGAGTCCAAATGTGCATTTTATCCCTTATTGGCATTAGAACTATGTTGCATTTCTCCCCAACctaaaccaaagaaaaagatacTATGACTTGTATTTATGGCATTAATCACTACATCTTTACTATATTCTCAACTATAAATTACAATGAACCCTAGTAgggtatatattaatatatagggACTATAGGAGTTGTGTTGGCCCCATATAGGCTTTATAACATAATTGGGCCTCTTGAGCCTTTATTCATAATAATACACATAAACCTAGAATTAGTCATTGCCCCTTGTAAggtacaacaaaaaatttcaaaacagtCACTGCTAGAGCAAACTATAAAACTACAACAATAGCAATAATAACCAAACCATAGTCCCAAATTTTGGAGTCAGCTAGCTTTGGATCTCAACAGAATAACTAGGGCCAGacacatatattctttttagcaaactatatatatttggcAAATACAATTGATTGGTGTACTTTGAATATGCTGCAGCAGCTACTTTTATAGACCATTAGAAAAACCAGCCAAATGTAGAAGATATTCAATCTTTTAATTGTATTAGTGCCAAAGATATAGAAGAGAGCTTAAAATTGTAGAAGTCTAAACAATATCTGTTAGATGAAAAGACTTTGACTCATCAACTTAAATTATTAAGTAATATAAGTATCTTTCCAGGTTGAAAATAA of Quercus lobata isolate SW786 chromosome 8, ValleyOak3.0 Primary Assembly, whole genome shotgun sequence contains these proteins:
- the LOC115955556 gene encoding vacuolar cation/proton exchanger 2-like, whose translation is MKDKLDITLGVSIGSSTQLCLCPWLDYGASYGLKLSAFRDNLVAALMLQEGTSHYFKGLILLLCYLIVAARFFVHDSSAGGQF